The DNA segment catcaaaggtcaaggtcacaggggcctgaacatggaaaaccatttccgagcaataactagagaaccacttgacccagaatgttgaaacttcataggatgattggtcatgaagagtagatgacccctattgattttgggatcactccgtcaaaggtcaaggtcacaggggcctgaacattgaaaaccatttccgatcaataactagagaaccacttgacccagaatgttgaaacttcataggatgattggtcatgaagagtagatgacccctattgattttgggatcactccgtcaaaggtcaaggtcacaggagccttaacattgaaaaccatttccgatcaataacttgagaaccacttgacccagaatgttgaaacttcataggatgattggtcatgcagagtagatgacccctaacaattttggggtcactgtgaaaggtcaaggtcacaggggccagaacattgaaaacaatttccagtcagtaacttgagaaccacttgacccagaatgatgaaacttcataggatgattggtcatgcagagtagatgacccctattgattttggggtcactccgtcaaaggtcaaggtcacaggggcctgaaccatttccgagcaataactagagaaccacttgacccagaatgttgaaacttcataggatgattggtcatgcagagtagatgacccctaacaattttggggtcactttgtgaaaggtcaaggtcacaggggccagaacattgaaaaccatttccggtcagtaacttgagaaccacttgacccagaatgatgaaacttcataggatgattggtcatgcagttgatgacccctaacgatttcagggtcactccgtcaaaggtcaaggtcacaggggcctgaacattgaaaaccatttccgatcaataacttgagaaccacttgacccagaatgttgaaacttcataggatgattggtcatgaagagtagatgacccctaacaattttgtggtcactctgtgaaaggtcaaggtcacaggggccagaacattgaaaaccatttccggtcagtaacttgagaaccacttgacccagaatgatgaaacttcataggatgattggtcatgcagagtagatgacccctaacgatttcagggtcactctgttaaaggtcaaggccacaggggcctgaacatggaaaaccatttccaatcaataacttgagaaccacttgacccagaatgttgaaacttcataggatgattgaacatgcagagtagatgacccctatttattttggggtcagtctattaaaggaaggtcacagtggcctgttcatgtaaaatcattttttggaaataacttgagaaccacttgacctacaatgttgaaacttaataggatgattggacatgcagattagatgacccctatttattttgaggtcacttgatcaaaggtcacggtcacaggagcctgaacagtgacttgagaaccattaggccaagagtgttgaaatttagcgggatgactggacatgccaagtagatgatccctattgcagccaaccatcagtgtctctttgacttttgctcctgacccctattgactttgcattgggggagacatgcgcttttttacaaaagcattttctagttaaaacTGTTTTTCAACTGATTCTAATTGCATCCTTGACTTTTTAACCAGTATAAACCTGATGTCTTCTGTATCTAGTGACTAACCCACATGATTCAGTGCTACAGAACAGATGACAGCTGTGGTCAAAGCGTTAATGAGAATTTACCCCCACCGAGTGCTAACCTGACTCACTGTTGCATCTGGTGTAAATTGCTGGTACTAACAGTTACTGTAGATTACAAGGAATACCATATGAGAGCttgttgtaaatacatgtaatttaaagctactcgcccaccgTTTGggtgaaaatgtatatatgacactgaaaaaagaTAAAGCGGgggaaaataaaagttagatatttgtAAATCTACAAGAAGGTAAGTTTACTACCtcctgcacaatatttttggttatttataagaatgtgttgcaaaaatcttatttcaataagtttgtaccacttaAATTAGTCGCTTTCAGAGTATtcacttttatggatttttgagagaaaatacTTTTCACccaaaatgtgtgggttagtccctttaaatgtGCAGAAAACTTGTTTCACAAAGGCTTTACCCATATGAATAATTCTTTGCAgtttataaatgatttaaaatgtttttaataaataattaattaaaacaagCTTTTGCTTAGTATCACTTTGATTTTGTAGTTCAAATAACGGAATATTTCAAATAGAAAAGCTATTGTTGTCATTCTTTCATTGGCATCGGCATCGCAATAATAATCTGGTCTCTCTGAAACTACTAGGCCTAATGCTTTCAGTCTTCATACATGTATTctcacttgccactcaccgatgtgggttcgggcctcaatcggggcgttgaattattcatgttaaaaagccatccagctggcttacggaaggtcggttgttctacccaggtgccagcctgtgatgaaataatgcacgcaggggctcctggggtcttcctcctgtACCAAAGCTAGAAAGTAGCCATATGATCTATACTtgtgtgtcggtgcgatgttaaacccaacgaTAACAAAATCATACATGTATTCAGCTTCATGAGATGACCTTACAGGACTAGTTACATAACTCTGGCTACATAACTCCAGTTATGTCcatttttacttggaatttcaagctaaagttttgcatgtgaatggatttctcaaaaatttCAGGGCTAAATGGTTTAAAACTTCACTGTCTTTGGCATTAGATGACCTCATGGGGCAAGTTACAaaactagcttttattttgtcaaataactTCGAAATTTTGGTTAACGTTTTGcgtgtaagcaggtttctcagaaagtACTTGACCATAttctttcaaacttcacacataacTTTAGCATGTGGTACGCTTCGTAACTCTagctttttttcatcaaaatcatGCCCTTTTCTAACAAAGAAATTTAtgacagttttgcatgtaagcatttTTCTCTGGAATGGCTTGACAAAatgctttcacatttttcacaCATCTTTAGCAATACTGAATGACCTTTCATGGCATATcacataatttttaattttaattatattttagcaaaattaggcctctttttcaatttaaaaaatgtgctgaagcttttgtatgtaagtaaGTCTTAAAATAGTCTAGCATACTGTCATTAGGCAGCTTTTGTTAAATGTCTTATTATCAGATAAaatagatcaaatatgatagcaCTACTTCTTGGCTACTACAAGTGGTCTTATATGACATACTATTAGCgaattcaattaaaaataacacGAGCAGCTGTCTTATTACCAGTAGAGTAAAGAAGTAATGTTTCCTAAACAGGATATTGAATGACAAGAACTATTTTTCTACGCAGTGCatgcttttttttcaacaaatcacatttaaacatttaagtcGATTTTTACATATgactttttttcaagtttaaatttttataacaataaacGAAGAAAAGGAGCAGATCACAAACAGTACCCTAACTACATCCTGTTGTCTCCAGTGCACTAAGTCCACTAAATCCTGAAGAATTAAAATTTGAACTACTGTTAAAAGCAGCGCCATATCTATTAAACATATTGTCTATAACTGGTTCAGATCTGCGCTCGTATGGTGGGTACACGTTCCTCTTTGGGTTGTACGAATATTTCCATGGATTATGCTTCAGAAATGGTTCTTGGCTCACTGCCAAAACCTGTGTGTCCGTTTTATGTTGGGGAGAAGCCGTTGGTAGccatgctgttgttgttgttgaaaggGGAACAGTTCCCTGTTCAGCAGGTGGTAATGATTTAGAGAATCTGCGATATCTAGGCGGTTCCTCGATGTCTCGCCCAAGGTATGACTTATTGTATGTTGAATGATAGTCGTAATTGGTTACTTCACGTCCCAAATGTTTCAAGTAATCTTTATCGGTACTATGTAATCGCAGATGTGGGTCTATCAAGTTTCGGCCTAGATGTCTTGTGTTTTGTCCCTGCAATATAAAATGCTTCTCATAAACAGTCTAGGCTGGAGTAAAAAGTGCAACAATTCTTGATATCCAAGATTAAGCTTTaacctgttggcggcaagtgattctgcctttgcgaccagtgcagaccaagatcaacacGCACGTCCatgcaggcagatcatggtctgcactgttcacttttcagtcagtaaattttcaataaacaccccttcaaataataaatggtattgcccaaattgaacgatggaccagtccattttagaaatttagcacggtaaaggttaaaatatatCTTGACAATGGGTATGCATTATACTGTATCTAGAAAAGTTCTCTGTCATTTGGTGACTCTCTGTATATACAATTCTAAAACAAACCAGACGTTTCTAATTGTATACATCTAGGATTAAGCAATCAGTTATTTTTCCGAACGTATGGCATTTCATCATTCTTACCTTCAGGTGAATAAATACCAGCTGATAAATACGTATTGcataacttgatttttttatcattagttACTCAAAACAATAGATATTAAATGAGAAcgcagatttttttaaagatatttttgtttgccTTAATAATAcaaaggatcataaatatattattaaggCATTGTATGTTAGAAACTATACAATGCATTAATCCTAGACAATGTATAGAATATATCggaaaaatcaaatgtaaagaatTCAGTTGACCATTTGacagtttcataaatattcatgtcAAATGAAAGTTAAAGCTTTTCATGTTTATTCAGAATTTAATAATGGTAATGGAAAGTTTGTATCATTAAGTCAGAGATTGTCAAAGGCTTTAATGTCACGGAAATTTCATATTGATCCATTCAATTACTTTCTGTAATATCAGTTCTTAATCTTTGTATTTTACCAGACTATTTTCTGCCCAGCGCACTCATATTCACACTCTGCCCAGCTCATTTTTATTTACTCTCTGCATAGACTCAGTCACATTCACACTTTCTGCCTAGCCCACTGATTTAAAATTTCTGCCTAACTTGCTCATATTCATTCTTTTTGTCTAGCTCACTCTTATTCACACTTTCTGCTTAGCTCGATCACATTCACACTTTCAGTCTAGCTCACTCACATTCACACCTGCCTAGCTCATTCACAATGACCCTTTCTGCCTAGCCCACTCATTCAAAATTTCTGCTTAACTCActtttattcttaatttttgCCTGTCTCACACTTATTCACACTTCCTGCTTAATTCATTCACATTCACACTTTCTGCCTAGCTCAGTCTTATTCACACTCTTCCTAGCTCACTTACATTCACACTTTCTGCCTAGCTAATTCATTCAAATTTCTGCCTAACTCATCCATTTTCACACTTTTTGCCTACCTCACCACTCTTATTCACACTTTTTGCCTAGATCACTAGTGTTCACTTTTTCTGCCTACCTCACTTAAATTCACACTTTCTACCTAGCTCACAAAGTTCACACTTTCTGCCTAGCACACTTATATTCATGCTTTCTGCATAGCTCACTCACACATCCACACTTTCTACCTAACTCATTCACACTTGGGCTTTCTGCTTAGCTCATTCACATGTCAAACATATTCACACAATCTGTCCTGTTCAGTAACATTTACACTTTCGTCCAAGCTCACCCATATTCAGACAATCTGTCCTGCTCACTAACATTTACACTCTGTCAGGCTCAACCATATTCAGACAATCTGTCCTGCTCACTAACATTTACACTTTCTGTCAGGCTCAACCATATTCAGACAATCTGTCCTGCTCACTAACATTTACACTTTCTGTCAGGCTCAACCATATTCAGACAATCTGTCCTGCTCACTAACATTTACACTTTCTGTCAGGCTCAACCATATTCAGACAATCGTCCTGCTCACTAACATTTACACTCTGTCGGCTCAACCATATTCAGACAATCGTCCTGCTCACTAACATTTACACTTCTGTCAGGCTCAACCATATTCAGACAATCGTCCTGCTCACTAACATTTACACTTTCTGTCAGGCTCAACCATATTCAGACAATTTGTCCTGCTCACTAACATTTACACTTTCTGTCAGGCTCAACCATATTCAGACAATCTGTCCTGCTCACTAACATTTACACTTTCTGTCGGGCTCAACCATATTCAGACAATCTGTCCTGCTCACTAACATTTCCACTTTCTGTCAGGCTCAACCATATTCAGACAATTGTCCTCCCACATGACCTTCGTCAGCTCAACCATTCAGACATCTGTTTGCTCATACATTTACTCTGTAGGGCTCAACCATATTCAGACAATCTGTCCTGCTCACTAACATTTACACATTTCTGTCAGGCTCAACCATATTCAGACAACCTGTCCTGCTCActaacatttacatttacagtCAAGCTCACCAATATTTGAACAATCTGTCCTGCTCActaacatttacatttacagtCAAGCTCACCAATATTTGCACAATCTGTCCTG comes from the Mercenaria mercenaria strain notata chromosome 9, MADL_Memer_1, whole genome shotgun sequence genome and includes:
- the LOC123546815 gene encoding uncharacterized protein LOC123546815 isoform X3, whose protein sequence is MAYFWNDRPNSGKRPRNYRLSNRFSEHDNRNAFQNHGVYFGDEYTSSSIRPAWMYRLGYNLGQNTRHLGRNLIDPHLRLHSTDKDYLKHLGREVTNYDYHSTYNKSYLGRDIEEPPRYRRFSKSLPPAEQGTVPLSTTTTAWLPTASPQHKTDTQVLAVSQEPFLKHNPWKYSYNPKRNVYPPYERRSEPVIDNMFNRYGAAFNSSSNFNSSGFSGLSALETTGCS
- the LOC123546815 gene encoding uncharacterized protein LOC123546815 isoform X1, with amino-acid sequence MARGRRHVPPATEVGIWFQHRGAHSASSLQRQDATSTGSMLSGPFRSSSAQYPMPPPPNFQTKSDRNYRLSNRFSEHDNRNAFQNHGVYFGDEYTSSSIRPAWMYRLGYNLGQNTRHLGRNLIDPHLRLHSTDKDYLKHLGREVTNYDYHSTYNKSYLGRDIEEPPRYRRFSKSLPPAEQGTVPLSTTTTAWLPTASPQHKTDTQVLAVSQEPFLKHNPWKYSYNPKRNVYPPYERRSEPVIDNMFNRYGAAFNSSSNFNSSGFSGLSALETTGCS
- the LOC123546815 gene encoding testis-expressed protein 36-like isoform X2 — its product is MARGRRHVPPATEVGIWFQHRGAHSASSLQRQDATSTGSMLSGPFRSSSAQYPMPPPPNFQTKSDRNYRLSNRFSEHDNRNAFQNHGVYFGDGQNTRHLGRNLIDPHLRLHSTDKDYLKHLGREVTNYDYHSTYNKSYLGRDIEEPPRYRRFSKSLPPAEQGTVPLSTTTTAWLPTASPQHKTDTQVLAVSQEPFLKHNPWKYSYNPKRNVYPPYERRSEPVIDNMFNRYGAAFNSSSNFNSSGFSGLSALETTGCS